The window gacgtcgccggcctcgcccgtgCGGCCGGCCAGCACCTCTTCCTCGCGGCCGGCCACCTCCTCCTTGAGCTGCGGGTGCGGGCACCACACGACGCGCATGCCGGCCCGCCggcccgcctcgacgccgggcaCCGAGTCTTCAAAGACGAGGCACTCCTCCGGCAGGATGGCCCGCTCGCCCGCCGGCAGCGAGTCGTTGATGGTCtgcagggcgaggaggaagatgTCGGGCAGCGGCTTGCCGTGGCCGGGCCGCagccggtcgtcgtcgccgagcacgcGCCGCTCCTCGGGAAAGACGGAGAAGAGATCGGCGAGGTGGGCCGTCTTGAGCTTGAAGTTGGCCGCGTGGGAGCTCGTGGCGAGCGCCAGGTGCACGCGtccctcggccttggcctcgccgccggtgcgTCCGAGGCTCGCGAGGAGCTCAAACACGCCGGGCAGCGGCTTGGCCGTCGGGAAGAGCCGCCGGTGCAGCGCCGAAAGCTCCTCGAGGTACTGCTCCTTCGATATCGGCAGCTTCGCCCAGTCCTGGAAGATCTGGTTGGCCGCGGGGCCCGGCCGACCCTGCAGCTTCGCCTTGACGGACCAGGGGAGCGGCGGTCTGCCGTACTTTTCGAGCACGAGGTTCACGCAGAGCGAGTACAGGTCCTCGGTGTCGAGCAGGAGGCCGTCCATGTCGAAGAGACAGGCCCGGACGGGCGGGAAGCTGCGAGGGGGGGACGCATAAGCCGACGCTCAGGCCCGTCCTGCCACGCCCACGggtgccgccatcgtcggcaggcGGGGAACTCTGAAGAGGACATACTCGGTGCGAGGCGCCATGGTGCCGTGGCGGGATGACGACGCGATGGTGACGGCGTCTTTTGGCCCTGGTGGCGAGGTATCGTCTGCCGAGGGGACAAGAGATCGGGTACGAGCTGACTGACAATAAATACCAACAGACGCCGCCTCCCAGTGAGAGCAGGCGGGAACAAATGAGAGTTGGGCTGCGAGGCtcgcgtgcaagtacaatacgTGTAACGaaggcactccgtacggaggactgATGTATTTGTTTGTGTACAgaacgtacttacttgggtaTATGAGTCGACCAACAGTCCCGCAGAAGCTGAAATTGAGTGCCCCACCATGAATGCCCCACCTCGATGACTCTTCGGCGAACGATTATTAATAACGCGCTGTTGGCCCAAGTTCggagtacaaccaagtaccgcaattacttgtacatgtacttgtacttgtacttgtaggtgtttCAATTcagtgctgtgctgtactgtacatgggcAGAAAAatagagtacaagtacggagtacaactgcCCTTAAATGCAagaagtgcaagtacggagaaatacTTACACAGTGCGGAGTAtacctaatactaatagtcTAACACACAGCTACGCAAGTGTACTTGAGTgtcttgtacatgtacttgtaatcCACCATTCTTGACGTGGAGGGCTCCATCATGCCATCATGACGGCAGGGtgggagtacaagtacatgcagagtaagcaagcaagtacgtagttggcacagtacggagtacgcccAACACCCACTGCAAGTTTGCTTACTTGCTGGGACTCCCAACGTACAAATAATTCAGTGCACGAGTCcagagtacaactacctaccCAGTGCcaacatgtgcatgtactgtacatgtactgtacacctgtagagtactacaagtacatgtactgtacggagtacacctgcagagtactgcaagtacatgtacttacattactggtacatgtaggtacgcCAACTCCGTGCCAAACTacctactacttactgtacgtccTTCGGCCTCACCACCAACCAGCTCGAGCTTGTACGAGGCCATCACGCACGTGCCTGCCTCAAGCCTACCTTCAACAATCTCCTAGACGGCCGCTCCAAAGCTCGAGCGGAACATGACCCTCCCGGATGAGAGCACCACCAGCGTCCCGCTCGAGTCGAAAAGCCAAGGTTCCCAAGCcgcagccgacgaggaacCGACGAGATTCAGtcccgacgaggaagcggtaCGTCAGCCTCACCGTCTGTCCCTCGACAGCTGCCCTTCCCGTCGTGCCGTACCAGAAACTCACGGCTTCCCCCCAGGCCCTCGTCGCAGAGTCTCGTGCCATCAAGGCCGACGCAAACGCCCTCTTCTCGTCACGGCAGTACCGCGATGCCCTCGCGCGGTacgacgacgccgtggcCTCTTGCCCCCGCTACCTTCACTACGAGCGTGCCGTTGTGCAGAGCAACATGGCCGCGTGCCACCTGAAGCTGGAGCAGTGGACGGAAGCTGCCAAgctggccacggccgccatcgacggcctTTTGGAGCATGAGAAGCGAGATGCCGACCTCTCCGCCGACGTCTCAGCaacatcgtcatcgacgacggcgagcgccaCCGGCAGCCGTGCCTCCGGGAATGCCCCGTCAAGCGCTGCCCCGGGGAGTGTCCCCGGAAaggtggccgccgccggggtGGGAGACGATGTGGAAGAGGAAATCGTCAGTCCCGGCGCCCtgacctcggcgccggcaccacCCTCGCCCGTCGAGCCATCCCCCTCTCCGCTGGAGATCAAAAAGGCCGACGTCCTCCGCATCCGGACCAAAgccctcctccgccgcgcccgcgcccgctCCGAGGCGGGAGGCTGGCagaacctcgccgccgccgaagaggaCTACCGCACCCTCTCCGGCATGCGCGGCCTCGCTCCCGCCGACGTCCGCACCGTCAAGGCCCAGCTCAAGGCCCTGCCGCCAAAGACAAAGGCCGCCCAGGAATCGGAAATGGCCGAGATGTGGGGGAAGCTGCGGAATcttggcgacggcatccTGAAGCCCTTTGGCTTGAGCACCAATAATTTCAAGATGGTCAAGGACGAGCAGACGGGAGGCTACAGCATGAACTTTCAACAGggcgggccgtcgtcgtcgtgacaAGGCGACTGAGAAGAAGAAAAATAGGAACCATTCAGCCCTCAACTTGCCGCCAGTCGCCGGAGACCTGCACCACCCCTCTGCACCGTTGGCATGCGCCCTCGAGACTTGACCTACCGCCTCGTGCCATTATCCTCTGCGCCGCATGCCCAAGTCTTCGGCACGGCACGAGAGAGACGCAACTGGCCTTGGCCACGGCTGCGCTCACGCACGAGTCCAACATCATTCTTgttcctcgccctcctgctcctgctcttTCTCGGCGTGCCGTGGGCAACCTTCCGGTCGTCGCTGCAGCCTATTGAGCATGTCGAGGGCCTCGTCCGTTCATTCATGCCGATCAgcgtcgccgatgccatgGTCGATGCATGGCGGGCGATGGATGCCATGCTCCGGTCCTTGCTTCTGGCTACGATGGTCCGAATCTGTCGAGCGTGATGGATGCTGAGCCACTTCACCTCTACCGACAGCGGGGGGCACTCTATCGGGCTCGTCTGCGAGCGCAAGCACTGAGCCGTGTGGTGGAATGGCCgccccatcgtcgccgggcTTCGAGTCAACCCATCGCCCATCCGTCTCTCGAGCATGCAGCCTCCAGCTCCCAGTGCTCACCACACTCTCCGAGACGACGACCCGCTACCTTTTTCATATCCGGCCAACCCACAAAGCGCAGCCGCGGTCGGGATGGAGACACGATTGAATCGTGTGGTCGTACATTTGGCTCGGCCGTGACACGGTAGCGCACCGCTCAAGTCTATATGAATATCGGCCACATGTCCCGTCTGCAGGTGAtgccggctcgtcgtcccTGGTCATCGGGCTGCGTCGATTGAATGCCACTTTTGCTTCTGGGTCTCAATGGCGCCCGTATCCACTGACGATCCCTTCGCAAAGGTGGAAAATGCACAATCTCCGCTCGAGTCTCGAGTGGTTGTCGGCAACGGCTGGTCATGCTGGGCAGCTCCTGAATGGCGCTTCAACCCTCCATTGTGTTTGTCGAGACTCACCGAGCAAGCGAACTGGTCATGTCGTCAGTGTGATGCAAGTGATGCCGAGTCGCCAAATGCGGAACCGAAGAGATATACATTATCGTCCAGTCCTTCTACGGCGGCAGGCCCGGTGGGACATGGACGATGGTGTTGAGTAAATTGAGCCGCTGCCTGCACTTGCAGGTTCGATTGAGCTGACCAGGTGAGCCAGACGACGAACTCTGGGCATGAGCAATCCCGGCTAGGATATCGTGAATCGAGTTGAAGACGTACAAGAGCCTTCCCAGCGGAACACAGTGACACGGCCCCTTTCTTCCTCCGTTCAGACGCCACAGCTGAGCCCTGCCACGGTCAAGCTGGATACACGAAGCTGCTGCAGCCCATCGCACTCGGAATGAGGATTTTTATGTAAGACGACGGAGCGAATATCATCAGTTGCAGCAGGGAAAGAAAGCCTTGAGACCACCGCGGCTGTTTGAGACGACTCTTTGGAGCTTCATCCACTGCAAGGATGTAGTAGAGCTCTCTTTTCCGGACCATTCCGCACGAATGGGATTGTATCAAGAAACAGTCTCCCCGTCAAGAGGTTGGTTGCGCGTTAAAATCCATCCCAATTTGACTTACCCGGTAGGCCACCGGAGTCCGCCACGCCGCAGATTATGGACGGTAAATTGAGACGTCACGATAAACCAGGGACGGTCTTTGACTTTCATCTCATTTGTCGGATCGAGATTGAGTCTCGAGCATATAGAACACGCACACGATGAGCCCAACGGCCAAGGTGCCTAATTTTCTTTCCCACGAATTCAAGACGTTCCCCCTCCGCCGACTAGACGTGCATCGCAGGCGATGGAAGCCTCAAAGGACCAAGTCAAGAGCGGATGATGTGCAGAAACGAATTTTTAACCTGCTCGTGTCCGTAACACAAATAGATTTGGAAAAGGCGAAGAGGTTCACACAAGCTTAGCAAAGGCACTGAGAGGACTCTTGGTCTGACGGACGGGAATTATTAATGCCAgcgccagcaccagcaccagcacgtGACTGCATCAGCCCAACCGCAAAGGCAACAACTCCACAGAAACGGAACTTTGTTCACTTCATGAGCTGCTCCTCCAGTTGCCATTGTCGACTTTCTTCTCAGCATCTGCCGGTCCGGCGGAAAGCAGTGTCGGCGTCATAGAACAATCGCCGTGTGACGCCAATGACCCCCAGTGACCCGTTCGCCGGCAGAGCAATGGCAGCAGCCCAGCCAACTCCCAAGAACATCCTCCGCGGACACAGGGCTCAGGTGCATGTGGCGACCTTTATCAGAGGCAATGAGCGACTCGTCATAGGTGACGCTGACGGATACATTACCGTCTGGGATCTCGCCGTCATGCGTCCGACCGCCGTTTGGCAAGCCCATGCCAAGGCGATGCTAGGAATCCAGGGATGGGGGCCGGACAAGATCATAACGTGGGCTCATTCAACCAAACTGTGTGGCTGCACAGCGAAGCTGTACTAACTGACCGAAGCCATGGGCGCGACAACAAACTCATAGTCTGGAAGCTCGCCACGGCGGATGAGGCGGGCCTAAGCAAGGCTTTGCCGGTGGAAGACCTTCCGGTGCCGCGACAGCAGCCCTGGGTGCTACACCAGCTCGAGGTCAACACGATGAATTTTTGTTCCTTTTCTGCCTGTGCGCGTCGGAGTCACCATGATGACACCTGCGATCTCGGCGACTCGCCGGACATTCTCGTGGCCGTGCCAAACACGCTCCTCTCCGAGGCCGTATGTCCCGCTCATGCCCGGACCAACGATGGCTTGCGAAGCTGACGTCCCAGGTTGACATCTATTCGCTTCCGAGTCAGTCTCGCATTCACACCGTGAAGCCCAGGACCCAGAATGGCATGGCCATGTGCCTACGACTTTTCCATCATGACCGTTGCCTGACGCTTCTCGCGGCCTTTGAGAATGGCTGTGCCACCGTCCAACGTCTCGAGAGCTCCGGCGCATGGATCACGACATACCGTACAGAGGCACACTCCCAACCCGTCCTGTCCCTGGACCTTGACCCGGGCCGTGCATATTTCCTCACGTCGTCGGCTGATTCGATGATCGCGAAGCACCCTATTCCCACGGCGCTTCAGGCCGTCGCGTGCCTACCTGACGATGATGGTGTCGTGGCCATGGATCTAGAGCGAAGATCACTCCTGTCAGAAGCCGCAAATAGCTCGGCAAaggtgccgtcgccacccGAGCGCCGGGAGGAATGGAAGCACCCTCTGAAGACGGTCAACACGAAACATGCCGGGCAACAGAGCCTGATGATCCGCTCCGACGGCAAGATATTTGCCACTGCAGGCTGGGATGCGAACATTCGAGTCTACTCCTGCAAGACGCTGAGAGAGCTGGCTGTGCTCCAGTGGCACAAGGTCGGCGCCTATGCCGTTGCCCTCGCCAGCGTTGGAACACCATCCGCCGCGGCTGCTTCGGATTCGGGCACGAGACCCCTGTCCTGCAAAGACTCCTCGAGCACCGCTCTGCTCGGAGTCAAGGACCGCAGGATCCGCCAAGCGACCAAGGCCCATTGGATCGCCGCGGGTGCCAAGGATGGCAAGGTCAGCTTGTGGGACGTATACTGAAGCCGAAGCGTTGAAGCCCCAAGGTGCTCGACGGTTGGTGGGAAAACGGCGTCTGACACAACGGCGAGTCTACGGCCTGCAAGTCATCATGACGTACATCGACTGTGCCCTCTCGAGGAGGCCTTGATCAGGTAGCCCCCCAGGGCCGTCATTGTCGATCTCTCGAAGGCGCTCCGAACCGATCAACGCGAATCAAACCTCCACAGGAAGATCCAAGAGACCATGAAGAGGTTTCCAGGGCACAACCGGGATGGGGTTGCCCTGCTGGTGCGGCTGACGCCGTTCCGGATAGCCGCAGCGTTGCCGAGGCAGCACGGGGAGATCACGGCATGGGCCTGACTGCCTGCTGGTGACGTAGATGAGGCATTCACAAGGAACGACATGGGCATGACGTGCATGCGTGCCATGCTGCCGGACGTAGATGAAGCATTGACAAGGAAAGACATGGGCATGACGCGCATGCGTGCCATGCTGCCGGCACTACTGCGTGTGCGAGGGGGGTGAAGTGTAGGGAAAAAGAACATGGGCCAACCGCACGCCCTCTCTCACTCCGTGTTGCGTTGCTTGGTCATGTCGATGAGATGTATTGACCAGTCGCTACATCTACAATTTTCCATTGCACGCACTCTTTCACCCCGTGTTGCATTGCTTGGTCATGTCCACGAGGCATAGTAGTCAGTCTCTACGTCTGCAATTTACCTTTGCACGCACTCTTTCACCCCGTGTTGCGTTGCTTGGCCATGTCCATGAGGTATAGTAGCCAGTCACGACGACTACTATTTGCCTTCAAGAACGTGCCCTCGAGTGTGCCATTAACGCGTGCGAATCGCTCAAACACCATAGCCTACGATTGGACCCTCAACCGGCGCGGACGCTCAGGCGGCATGGGCCGAgcccggccgccgcgttgcgatgccgccgccggacggGCGTGCTTTTCCCCAACGTCGACTTTTCCCTCACAGTCGGCTCCCCATGTTGACGTGGACGGCCTTGACCTGGCTGTaggcctcgaggccggcctcgccgagctccctGCCGATGCCACTCTGCTTGACGCCGCCAAAGGGGACGCGTGGGTCGCTGTCCTGGCTGCTGTTGATCCAGACCATGCCGGCCTCAATCTCCGAGGCCACGCGATGGGCGCGCTCGAGGTCCTTggtgaagacggcggcgcccaGGCCGTAGGCGGAGTCGTTGGCGCGGCGgaccgcctcctcctcgtcggcgaagcggctgatgacgacgacggggccgaATATTTCCTCCTGGAAGATGCGCATCTCGTTGGTGACGTTGGTGAAGATGGTCGGCTCGACGAAGAAGCCCTTGGAGTTGACGTCAAAGGGCTTGCCTCCCGAGATGACGGTGGCGCCCTCGGACTTGCCGAGCTCGATGTACTCGAGCACGCGCTGATACTGCGCCTTGGAGACCTGGGGCCCCTGATACGTCTCGGGGTCCCACTGATGCCCGACGCGGCTCACCGTCTTGGTGGTGTGGGCAAACTGCTCGACAAACCTGTCGTAGATGGAGTCTTGGACGAGGATGCGCGACGTTGCCGTGCAGATCTGGCCCTGGTTGGACATGATGCCGAGGTGGGACCACTTGACCGCCTGCTCGAGGTCGCAGTCGTCAAAGACGAGCAGGGGCGACTTGCCGCCCGTCTCGAGCGTGATGTTCTTgagcgtcgccgaggccatcttCATGATGGtcttggccgtggccgtggagCCGGTGAAGGCGACCTTGTCGACGCGCGGGTGCTCGACCAAGGCGGTGCCCGCTTCCCTGCCGTAGCCGTTGATGACGTTGACGACGCCGGGCGGGAAGCCCGACTCCTTGATCATCCGGGCCAGGACGAGGATGCTCAAGGGCGTctgctcggcggccttgaTGACGACCGTGTTGCCGCAGGCCAGGGCCGGGCCGAGCTTCCAGGAAGCCATGGAGAGGGGGTAGTTCCAGGGGATGATCTGGCCGACGACACCGATGGGTTGGCGGAGCGTGTAGGCAAACTTTTGGTGCGTCGTGGAGATGGTCTGGCCGCATATCTTGTCGGCCCAGCCCGCGTAGTAGCGGAAGACGGTgatggcctcctcgatgTCGACCGAGAGGGCCTCGGC of the Drechmeria coniospora strain ARSEF 6962 chromosome 01, whole genome shotgun sequence genome contains:
- a CDS encoding aldehyde dehydrogenase ALDH, whose protein sequence is MTSCEPLQLVAPNGVKYSQPTGLFINNEFVKASSGQTITSIDPATEKEIATVQAASAKDVDAAVEAAHRALRHPSWKQLAASDRGHLMSKLADRLEANKQLFATIEAWDNGKTYAEALSVDIEEAITVFRYYAGWADKICGQTISTTHQKFAYTLRQPIGVVGQIIPWNYPLSMASWKLGPALACGNTVVIKAAEQTPLSILVLARMIKESGFPPGVVNVINGYGREAGTALVEHPRVDKVAFTGSTATAKTIMKMASATLKNITLETGGKSPLLVFDDCDLEQAVKWSHLGIMSNQGQICTATSRILVQDSIYDRFVEQFAHTTKTVSRVGHQWDPETYQGPQVSKAQYQRVLEYIELGKSEGATVISGGKPFDVNSKGFFVEPTIFTNVTNEMRIFQEEIFGPVVVISRFADEEEAVRRANDSAYGLGAAVFTKDLERAHRVASEIEAGMVWINSSQDSDPRVPFGGVKQSGIGRELGEAGLEAYSQVKAVHVNMGSRL
- a CDS encoding Elongated TPR repeat-containing domain protein, producing the protein MTLPDESTTSVPLESKSQGSQAAADEEPTRFSPDEEAALVAESRAIKADANALFSSRQYRDALARYDDAVASCPRYLHYERAVVQSNMAACHLKLEQWTEAAKLATAAIDGLLEHEKRDADLSADVSATSSSTTASATGSRASGNAPSSAAPGSVPGKVAAAGVGDDVEEEIVSPGALTSAPAPPSPVEPSPSPLEIKKADVLRIRTKALLRRARARSEAGGWQNLAAAEEDYRTLSGMRGLAPADVRTVKAQLKALPPKTKAAQESEMAEMWGKLRNLGDGILKPFGLSTNNFKMVKDEQTGGYSMNFQQGGPSSS
- a CDS encoding haloacid dehalogenase-like hydrolase — encoded protein: MAPRTDFPPVRACLFDMDGLLLDTEDLYSLCVNLVLEKYGRPPLPWSVKAKLQGRPGPAANQIFQDWAKLPISKEQYLEELSALHRRLFPTAKPLPGVFELLASLGRTGGEAKAEGRVHLALATSSHAANFKLKTAHLADLFSVFPEERRVLGDDDRLRPGHGKPLPDIFLLALQTINDSLPAGERAILPEECLVFEDSVPGVEAGRRAGMRVVWCPHPQLKEEVAGREEEVLAGRTGEAGDVDLHQLGELGDGWAEYMASLESFPFAKFDILIPERG
- a CDS encoding ASTRA-associated protein 1, which encodes MTPSDPFAGRAMAAAQPTPKNILRGHRAQVHVATFIRGNERLVIGDADGYITVWDLAVMRPTAVWQAHAKAMLGIQGWGPDKIITHGRDNKLIVWKLATADEAGLSKALPVEDLPVPRQQPWVLHQLEVNTMNFCSFSACARRSHHDDTCDLGDSPDILVAVPNTLLSEAVDIYSLPSQSRIHTVKPRTQNGMAMCLRLFHHDRCLTLLAAFENGCATVQRLESSGAWITTYRTEAHSQPVLSLDLDPGRAYFLTSSADSMIAKHPIPTALQAVACLPDDDGVVAMDLERRSLLSEAANSSAKVPSPPERREEWKHPLKTVNTKHAGQQSLMIRSDGKIFATAGWDANIRVYSCKTLRELAVLQWHKVGAYAVALASVGTPSAAAASDSGTRPLSCKDSSSTALLGVKDRRIRQATKAHWIAAGAKDGKVSLWDVY